The Solanum lycopersicum chromosome 9, SLM_r2.1 genome window below encodes:
- the LOC101257402 gene encoding serine/threonine protein phosphatase 2A 57 kDa regulatory subunit B' beta isoform, with amino-acid sequence MLNKIIKRGQKKVPKSDPSDFVVAASGNRSSGSVSTSNVVVNHASRGAGAGVGVVNNSTQQQIVMSAAVPAPGTMEALPLLKDVPMAERQSLFLRKLQVCCYQFDFNDTMKMVREKEIKRQTLAELVDCVQSNSLKISEINQEEMLKMISVNIFRCLPPASHENTGSENVEPEEEEQYLEASWPHLQLVYELLLRYIVSADTDTKVAKRFIDHSFVLKLLDSFESEDPREREYLKTILHRIYGKFMVHRPFIRKAINNIFYRFIYETERHSGIGELLEILGSIINGFALPMKEEHKLFLVRALIPLHKPKPIAMYHQQLSYCIVQFVEKDYKLCDTVIRGLLKYWPVTNCQKEVLFLGELEEVLEATQAAEFQRCMVPLFRQVARCLNSPHFQVAERALFLWNNEHVVSLIAQNRNVILPIIFEALEKNIRSHWNQAVHGLTVNVRKMFLEMDADLFEDCQKQYTEKAARASDLEKQRDLRWQRLAAAAGQGG; translated from the exons atgttgaataaaattattaagcGAGGGCAGAAAAAGGTGCCGAAATCGGATCCTTCGGATTTTGTGGTTGCTGCGTCAGGTAATCGGAGTTCCGGGTCGGTTTCAACATCCAATGTGGTAGTGAATCATGCTTCTAGAggtgctggtgctggtgttggagTGGTGAACAATTCGACGCAGCAGCAGATAGTGATGTCAGCAGCAGTTCCGGCGCCGGGAACAATGGAGGCACTTCCACTGTTGAAGGACGTGCCAATGGCTGAACGGCAGAGTTTGTTCTTAAGGAAACTTCAGGTTTGTTGCTACCAATTTGATTTCAATGATACTATGAAAATGGTTAGGGAAAAAGAGATCAAACGACAAACACTAGCCGAACTTGTGGATTGCGTTCAATCTAATTCTTTGAAAATCAGTGAAATTAATCAGGAAGAAATGTTGAAAATGATATCTGTTAATATATTCCGGTGCTTGCCTCCGGCGTCACATGAGAATACTGGGTCGGAAAATGTGGAACCTGAAGAGGAAGAACAGTATCTCGAGGCGTCTTGGCCGCATTTACAGTTGGTAtatgagttgttattgagataTATAGTTTCAGCAGATACTGATACAAAGGTGGCCAAAAGGTTTATTGATCATTCATTTGTGTTGAAGTTATTGGATTCATTTGAGTCTGAGGACCCAAGGGAGAGAGAGTATTTGAAAACGATTCTTCACCGGATATATGGGAAATTTATGGTGCATAGGCCATTTATCCGGAAGGCAATTAATAATATCTTTTATAGGTTTATATATGAGACTGAGAGGCACAGCGGAATAGGTGAACTTTTGGAGATCTTAGGGAGTATTATAAATGGTTTCGCGTTGCCAATGAAAGAGGAACATAAGCTTTTTCTTGTTCGAGCTCTCATACCGCTCCACAAGCCAAAACCAATTGCAATGTATCATCAGCAATTGTCGTATTGTATTGTCCAGTTTGTGGAGAAGGATTACAAGTTGTGTGATACAGTTATAAGGGGTTTGTTGAAATACTGGCCTGTCACTAATTGCCAAAAGGAAGTTCTCTTTCTTGGGGAACTTGAAGAAGTTCTGGAAGCCACACAAGCTGCTGAATTTCAGCGCTGCATGGTTCCTCTTTTTCGTCAGGTTGCTCGTTGCCTTAACAGCCCGCATTTTCAG gTTGCAGAACGAGCCTTATTTTTATGGAATAATGAGCACGTTGTGAGTCTGATTGCCCAGAATCGGAATGTTATTTTACCAATAATTTTTGAGGCTctggaaaaaaatataaggaGTCATTGGAATCAGGCTGTCCATGGGCTGACTGTAAATGTCCGCAAAATGTTCCTTGAAATGGATGCTGATTTGTTTGAAGATTGTCAGAAACAATATACCGAGAAAGCAGCTCGGGCCTCTGACCTGGAAAAGCAGCGAGATTTAAGATGGCAGAGATTAGCAGCTGCTGCTG
- the LOC101257104 gene encoding peptidyl-prolyl cis-trans isomerase CYP21-4 yields the protein MAKIKPQALLLQSKKKKGPSGISVPTIILYGLIVAVMVFFLFATYRHWSRRSMIQTRDELSTTEDENTFIEHKRSDVNGPTYASITTSKGLIIVELYKDGSPDIVDEFVDFCQKGHFKGMRFNRVIKHFVIHGSKVDKPEGTEDWTSRGKHYSRLDTSLKHEAFMLGTSKTNHEGEGFDLFITTAPIPDLNDKINVFGRVIKGEDIVQEIEEVDTDDHYRPKTPVQINEVTLKYST from the exons ATGGCGAAAATAAAACCACAAGCACTTTTGCTGCAAAGCAAAAAGAAGAAAGGGCCAAGTGGAATTAGTGTCCCTACGATTATTCTATATGGCTTAATTGTTGCTGTAATGGTGTTTTTCCTGTTTGCTACTTATAGACACTGGTCTCGAAG GTCAATGATTCAGACACGGGATGAATTGTCAACCACTGAG GATGAAAATACGTTTATTGAGCATAAGAGATCTGATGTCAATGGCCCTACATATGCT TCCATAACCACCTCAAAAGGATTGATAATTGTGGAACTTTACAAGGATGGTTCTCCTGACATTGTTGATGAATTTGTTGATTTCTG TCAGAAGGGCCACTTCAAGGGGATGCGATTTAATCGTGTAATAAAGCACTTTGTAATCCATGGTAGTAAAGTTGATAAACCTGAAGGTACAGAAGATTGGACTTCGAGGGGAAAGCATTACAGTCGACTGGACACAAG CCTGAAGCACGAAGCATTTATGCTTGGTACTTCAAAAACAAATCATGAAGGCGAAGGATTTGATCTGTTTATAACAACTGCACCAATTCCAGATCTGAATGACAAGATCAATGTATTTGGGCGTGTAATAAAGGGAGAGGATATCGTGCAG GAAATTGAAGAGGTAGATACCGATGACCATTATCGACCCAAAACTCCCGTTCAGATCAACGAAGTGACTCTGAAATACAGTACTTGA